AAGAAATACAAATTCGAACATTTGAAAGTATCTTGAGTATAATTGCGGACAAAAAAAAACTTTTAAGCATTCATTCAAGAAAAGCCGAGAAGGAAGTTTTGAATCTACTAAAGAAGTACAAAATCAGAAATGCAATTTTTCATTGGTATTCTGGTGGACTTAATTTAATTGATGAAATTGTTCCAGAGGGTTATTATTTCTCTATTAATCCTGCAATGGTAAAATCTATGTCAGGAAGAAAGATAATCTCTAAAATACCTAAAGAATTCATTTTGACTGAAACTGATGGCCCATTTATTGAAGAAAATAATTCTCCTCTAAAACCTGGACAAGTACAAACTGTAATTTCATTTTTAGCTAAAGAATGGAAAATAAATGAAGAAGATGTAAAAAAAATAATTTGGTCAAACTTTCAAAATATTGTCAACCGTTTGAAATAAGCATAGAACTTTTTTTTAGAAATGAATGAACACACTCCCAACAAAACCAACATCTTCTGCACCCTCTTTAAAGGACGTTAAGATGTGTTTGCAGTTCGTTGAGAGAAAGGAAACAA
This genomic window from Mariniflexile sp. TRM1-10 contains:
- the qatD gene encoding Qat anti-phage system TatD family nuclease QatD, with translation MLDTHCHIDLYPKPELILNECDKNGFAILSMTNLPSHFERGFPFFQNKNKVRQALGMHPLYAQHYKKEFPKFLQNLSKTSYIGEVGLDFSKEGIDTKEIQIRTFESILSIIADKKKLLSIHSRKAEKEVLNLLKKYKIRNAIFHWYSGGLNLIDEIVPEGYYFSINPAMVKSMSGRKIISKIPKEFILTETDGPFIEENNSPLKPGQVQTVISFLAKEWKINEEDVKKIIWSNFQNIVNRLK